Below is a window of Polyodon spathula isolate WHYD16114869_AA unplaced genomic scaffold, ASM1765450v1 scaffolds_775, whole genome shotgun sequence DNA.
TCTCGCTATTGCTCCAGTGAAACATTGCGCTTAAACAAAGATCAATAGCGCCATACTTCAAAAACAAATGAAGCTGGGGGAGCTTTACTACGGCATCGCTGTGATGTATTGATATTTATATGGTTGGGTTAAACACTCAATTGAAATGGTCAGCTGTTCAATAAATGCTAAAAAAGAAATAAGTGTGGCCCTCTACAAATCCTTTGTAATGAAGGACTAGCGGGTGGATTGTACCTATCTGGAATGCACACACTCTGTTGTAATGCTACTCATTGCCTGCCTAAGAAGGGGGCCAGTGACTGCTCTGCTCTGCAACAAGCCTTCATTTAGATTGCATGGTTAACAATGAATTGGAAGTCCCTGATACGTGGGTAGCAATCATGCTGTGGCATTACCAGATCCCATATGGAATGGACAGAATGACATGTGTGAGGTGAGTAATAAGTGGCGTTAGCATTCATATTTAATTCAGAGTGCTTCCTTTACAATGGTGCAAACCAGTGGGTGCTTTTACGCTGTGTTTTCCTGAATGTCTCAGGTTTGAGTTGGTCTGCCTGTCACTTTGTTTCCACGCCTGCGTTCTGGAAGATATCTTAACTTTGGGATTTGCTCGATCAGCTGATGGCAGCCCTAGCGCACTCCCGGGTGTGATCCAGCGCTCTCCTACACACGAGAGGCTCTTTGCTCTACAATTAAGTCTCTTCTACGATGCATATCCCTGCAGAGAAGCGCAGGGTGAAATGGCACAAGAGAGTAAAGTGGACCGAACCAGAGGGCAGCACCGCTCAGCGGGTAGAAGACTGCCTGAGATAGTATCAGCTGCAATAAAGAAGAACCCTCTCTTTAGATGGATAGATAGCTTGAAACCAAACACAGCCCTGAACTGCCTGGGGAATCTATAATGCAGGTGGCTTTGGGGGATGGCTCTCAGTGTAGAATACTGGTTCCCTTGTTCTGTCCAGGTACAATTATTACTCTGCCCATATACTGAAATACCGTCAGAGACAGGGAGACCACAGTTCAGTACATGAACGTGGAGCAGTGTCTTAGAGTCAGTAAATATTACTATCGTGATTATCCTGCAGAGTTTTTGATGGGTCTAGTCTAATGCCTATATAACTCTGGGTTAATTTCTTGGATTCCCTTGCAGTTATTTGGCCAGGGACGGACCCATTAAATTAGATGGGCCGTGCATATGCTCGCCATCACATAATGGCATTACAAGGATGGAATTGCTCTGGGAGTGATGAAGAAGTCCTCCCTCTCATCTCTGTCTCTCATTAGGCAGAATGAAGCTGAGCCACCTGCTGCTAAGTTATTAGTCACGCTGTAGAGCCTGTGATCTAGAGGAGGAGAAAGGAGAAGAAGAGGGATGCACATGGCTGGAACATCGCAAATACATTGCATTGCTTTCCTTTCGGGGAGGAAATAATGTAGGACGTCAAAATTAGCATCTGTTGCCTCCAGGGCCGATCCGCTGTAAGCTAATTTCCTGACTCCAGTCGCCATGGCATCATTACGCGGAATAGCAAAACAGTAGCGTTTTTATGAGCAATAAAGCTGTAAGAAAACAGCGACGTGGTTAAACTCAAACGGCTGTGATTTAATACCCCTGGGATCAGCTTCTCATAAAACCAGCCTGGAGGACCCTCCTCCGTGTTATTATAATTGAAACTgataataatgttataataacAAGCCCGAACGCTGGCCAGGGTCCCGCTGCTCTCTGAGAGTAGCaataaactagaaacaaacaccATGGCTGAAGGAGCAGGGTCCGGGCGAACTCGTCAGAGCACTTTCATTTTGTTGGTGAAATTAGTTCCTGCAGAAACTCGTTCTTCTGTGCCTTGAAATTTTTATCTGATGAAATAAACCAGCACTGTGTTACGATGACGCCCCCCAGATAAtgcaattgtgtttctttactgtactgtaagcaCGTGTCACACGGCACCTGTTACATTTCACAGTGAAATGTAgatggtttaaaataaatcaaatgagaATAAATATTTGCACTATACATTCATTTGCTACAGTAATGCAGCAAACACCACATTAATATTATAGCTGTAATGCATGCCCTGTAACCAcatgatctttatttttttgcattaaattgtattttttgcataAAAGCATAAAAGGCATGTGAGCAAACATTGTAATCTTAAACAATGCGAGATCTTAAAGAAAAAGTCAAATCCAAATTCTCTGCTCACCCCTACAATCAGCCTGTTACCTCCACTTATAAAGAAAGGGTTGGGGTTGCAGCTGGGGAGCAAGTACTGGGACAGCTAGATAAGTGCCGCATGGGAGTGGGGCCATTTCTTGCTACTATAGAAACTTCCAAACAGGCACCTCAGGCATTTTCCTTGCAGACACATTTTATAATTCCATGTGCCCTACAGGTCTGCAGCTCAGCCAAGTGAGGGGGCTTCACATTTCAACCCACATGTACTGTTTTAAAGGTTCACTGACTCTCATTACCCGTGCTGcccccccactctctctctctctctctctctctcacacacacactctccctctctctctatgcCTTGATGACAGATAAATCTATGCCATTTGAACACAGACGCATTAAGCACAGTTCGTGAAGAACAGAATTGGTCTTATTTATGAAACGCTGACTCCACCTGAAAAAGAAAGTGTTAGCGAAGCAGGCACAAGATAGACCGgtccacacagaaaacaaagcatttgttttctttgactGTTTTCTAGAAATGGTGTTGATATTGTCAGGTTAATAAAGAGGATCATAGCGTTTGAAACATTTTCTGTGAGAGGAGCCTCTGTGGGGAAGGCCTTGCGCCGCTGCGGCTGGGAAACACACTTTATGGTTCCCATTAGGTAGGCGGTGGGGCTAATTTATCATCCTATAAAACTAACGAGCGCTACCATGCAACCCACACGGCAGCATGCAATTGAGGAGAGAGCCGGGACAATGTGCTACGCATTCCAGCTAATTAATCTTCGTTCTTGCAGACTGACTTCTTGATGGTTCTCTCGCTCCTCTGGGTCACGCGCCCGTACGTTAGCTAGGCTTGGAAGCACGGGAGCGTGTGCTTGGAAATTAGAGAGAGAACAAAGCAACCCTGCGGAGGCcactccctttttaaatatacagcctTCAGAAAATGATACATGAAAGgtagaaataaacacagcattttaCTTCTACTTGGAACTTCTTAAAGTGCAAAGATAATGACCCCTCTCCCCTTGCCGACCGATTTACAGATCGTTGATGCATTTGTGGCTGCAAGTTGATGTTCATTGCTTAgaaaatgatgtatttttaatactCGGATTTTCAGAATGGGAAGCATAATCACACTACGTGAATTTAGAACACCTCAAAGCTTCCCAGGGCTGGGTACTTGTGAAACAAGAAGGATGCCTCAGCTCTTCACAGACCTGGTAGCATCAATCACAGTTCTGAGGTATAACTCTGCGCAACTAAGTCATGTAAAGAAATGGTTCAGCTGGTGCCTTCTGCAGTGTGCTGCAATGAGAGAGGCACTGGCAGATACACTTGGATACTTCACTTAGTTTCTTACAGGAACCATCTATTCTGTTGTCGGCCAGGGCGTGAGAGCAGTTCAGTCACCATGGCTAACCTCGAATGGACATGGTAAACTCCTGTAAGAGGATGCACGGCCAGCGCCAGCTCTAGCCCctttctgatttccacgagaGTATAAGCCAAGCATACGTGTTTTGCTTCTTgtccctcctctctctgtctccagcCTACATGCTGAGCTGTGGATTTCCCCAGAGACCGGCCTACGGGGACGTGACGGTCAGCAGCCTTCACCCTGGAGGAGAGGCCTATTTCTACTGCTACACGGGCTACCAGCTCCAGGGCCAGTCCACACTCACCTGCCTCAATGCTACCACCCCCCTCTGGAGTGGCAAGGAACCGCAGTGTCTGGGCAAGTAGACTTGCTGTTTGTTGCTGTCAAAGGCTGAGCCACTTTTTCTCTTTTCGTAGTGGCTTCACTATGGGACCATAAGAAAGAATCAAATGTTTTAATCGTAAGATAGAAAAGGCAAGGTTCTCTCTATTCTTTTTtcgaaattgatttttttgtaatgaaatggAGGTTTATAGAGTCTAGAGAGTATCAAAACGTTTTAGTTAAATCCTCGATCCAGTTAAGGCTGCTGAGATTATGGTTCCACAGGATGTCTCCATCAAAATGCCTTCAGGATATTCTCCGAAGAAACCCAGACAGACTAGAGTGGTGGAGAGAACATTTCCTACAACTCATTCCCTAACCCTGTTGCGAAAGTCCCTGTTTCTGCTTGAGGAATTGCATGTCCTAGAAGAGAAAGCATTGCCATGGTCCCACACATTCGGGCTCTGTTTCTAATGTCTCTTCCTCTGCTGCAGCTGCCTGCGGAGGAGTCATCAGGAACGCCACGGTGGGCCGGATCGTATCTCCTGGCTTCCCCGGGAACTACAGCAACAATCTGACCTGCCACTGGGTGATTGAGGCTCCGGGCGGAGAGAGACTGCACATCCACTTTGAGAAGGTCGCCCTGGCAGAGGATGATGACAGGTAGCATTCAGTATAGATTGTGCTGAAGGTTGTCTAGTGAGTTAAAATAAACtagcatgcgtgtgtgtgtgcgtgcgtgtgtgtgtgcatgcatgagtgtgtgtgtgagtcaccTCCCAGCTGTTCACAGGCGTTTCATTTTGACATTGGTATTTCTGGAATTGAATTCTTTATAGAACAGTCATTGTGCAGACAATGGGCAGAATTCTCAAAGGCTGATCTTTCATTGTTGGAATGATTTCTTCAGTTACAACACTGCagctaaaaagaaacaatgtgGAGCACGACTTGCAGGCTTCTTCTAGATGATTTGGAGTAAGAAAAATCTTTGAGCGTCTCGCCCAAAATGTGTTCCGATGGCTGTTATGAATGGCTTGAGGGGCAGCACACCATGAAGCAAGAATACTCCCTGATAATAAAGATGTTTACTGTGTGCTGCTGACCGGGGTTTGAATTAAATCTAAATGATGGTGCCACCACAGCCCTTATAAAGCATTGCTGTGGCTGCGTCACAATGGGGCTTGAATTCAGGCATCATTGTGCCCCTGTCTGTCATCGTAAGTTCCCACATGAGAGTCTTGGGTGAGCAGAACTTGATGATTTAGTGTAGAAGGTACAGTAACAATGTTTGTTCTGAACCAGCAGGGAGGGTTCTTCCTTTACTCACAAATTGAAATGTGTAGCCCGGAGGAACCTGAAGTTCTGACAATAAACATTCCTCATATCTGCTCAACAAGATCCCACACAGCACCTCTAATAAGGCAAAGCTACCAATCAGTGTGATTAAAATCAAACGCTTGGGTGTTGTGTGAtgatcagtcaatctttattttatgtagcgcctttcatagcggaccaccatcacaaagcgctttacaagatagtgaggagcaatgcatgatacattaaatacagtgagatacagggcatacacattaaacacaaacagtgaaaaacaatgcaaatacattaaatacagggctaggCTGTGAATTCTAgacattgtggatgcatgtgtcatacagaatcatacgaataagatggagtgaaaaacctgaaatagctattcagacaacagctaataacagatagcaggatttgaaagcaagagagaacaagtggttCTTGGGATGATGGCATGTTCCTCTCACACTGAAGACTTGAAGACATTTCTTCACATCGCGGTTAAATCTACATTAAAAAGCGGCATGATTGGAAATGCTTTGCTACTGTAACAGACAGTGCTGTATGCCAACAATAATGCTGACCCCTGCGGGAGAGATGAAGTATTACAATAGAATAATTTTTGCCCAACAGATCTGATCCTTTTTGTATAGTGGCTGAGATACTCGCTTGGGATATCCTACTATAACTCTTAGTTGTTCCATTTTTCAGCTTTTGGGGTGGTTAAATGACTGCGTTGTTGCCCTGTATTTGTAACTGGACGAATGCCTTAACCGCtatacaaaagagccgggctctTCTGCATTCATAATTCTAGAGCTCTCAACCTCACCAACAGGGGGcagaatccgtaatggcagtTCATCACCCAGCCCTGCCCGTGACGCGTTTAACACGTCTCTTCTCTCATCTTTCAGACTCTTAATCAAAAACGGGGACAACATCGACTCTCCTCCGGTTTACGACTCCTACGAAGTGGAATACCTGCCTATCGAGGGGCTGGTGAGCGGGGAGAGACACTTCTTCATAGAGCTCACTACCGACGGCTCCGTAGCCTCCACCGGCGTGGCTCTGAGATACGAAGGTGCTCGTCAGCTCATGCGTTGCTGCTGGAGTAGCACAAACAGGAATTGATAACCTAGTTTTAGAAACATGTTAAGTGTGTGTCCAACTTCTCTGAGACGCACAGTGATGCTAAAGCCAGGATTTGCGGCTGGGTCTCTCCACTGCATGTGCGCACGTGTGACTGGAGGGAGGGGCTCCTGAAAAGAACTTCATTCTGCTCCCAAATtaccggggggagggggggggggggtctaagtACAGTAGCTGCCTAAGCAAGCCAAAGGAACCCACACACCAAGTAGCTGGTGAAATATCAGGATTGTTACAGGCACTGGGAGATACAAACTCATACAGATCCTTGAAAATAtagatgcattattattattattttacagccatGTTCTTTTACAGCGGTTCTACCTGAATCATTACAAACCCTTTCATTCATGTCACAAAAGGAGTAGAAAGGCAATCAGTTAAAAGCAGGTGCGCTGACATGCCCTTGCAACTGGCTGCAGGCACTGCTGTTTCTCAGAAAGGCTTATCGAAGTTTGCCTCTGGCTCCTCTCCTAACTTTATTGCTTTGACCTGTCTGGGAAGCCCCCTGATGAAATCGCACGGAAAGATTAATTCCAGTTTTCTGTATTGCTAGAGAAATCTGCTTTCgctcaaagtaaaataaaacacaaataaaatcgACACAAGGAGAGAGCATGACGAGGTTTTGTATGCgctgatttaaataaatacacatataatgGCATCCATGCTTGGTACTCCATCTTCCATTGTAGCTGTTGAAAGAAGCTGTCAGTGTGCAGAATGAGTGTCCACGCGTGTGAAGAGCACTCCTCAGCGTTACAGAGCTACGTGTTGCTTTGTCACATAGGCATTCAGAGAACAATGACACCCTAAAAGGAACCTGGCATAGGAATCAAATCCAGTTCAAATTTCCACACTAAAGCACCGTTTTGtgtttagtcgggcttaatgcctacaaacactattaaaacagttAGGCTCCAGTTCCTAGCAGAGCAAGGGCTATGGTACTTAATaggatagtatcccaccatgcactgcatGTTTACAAGCTTGCAAATCTGGAGCCCACGCCCTGGGAAGACATAGCTCTGCTTAACATGAACgctatggctttgtttcttaaaaacacaaggtgtCAGCGATGAAGAAGGCAGCAGCAACGTTCTCGCCACAGGCAAGCTCTGCATAGGCTCCGGCAACATGCCAGCAGCACGAATTCTGTTCTATTCAGTCAAGCttattgtttagttttcaatctttattttagcAACATACTAAATGCTTGGTGATTTTACTTTATTTCCACTACAAATATTGTTTCCCATCAGTGACAACCCAGCGAGGTGGAGATAATGGGGATTTAAGAGGAAGTAAGAAAACTGCAGATATCAGTAGTAACTTGGTTTACTGTGAGATGAGgttttgatgttgaaaaaaattattgaaaaacacaaaaaaaaaaaaaccctcattcTTGACCAAAATCCAATTGATGTGCCCATGCGTGTTTCCAAGAGAGATAAAAATAATCCTTGGTACCTTGAAGTAAGGAAAATGATAGaacattttataatacaaaatgcattttcaaattcTGTATACAAATGTAACAGCATGGTACACAGTACAGCATTAGTGTGACCATCTCTGAGCGCATGGTGTCtgcttaactgtacagtacctgccTGTCACATGTGATTCCACTCATTCAGAGCTTCACCGAGCTACCTGTCCAGACCATCGCTTTGCTTTACATGCCTTTTGAGCTGAGCTGAGCGAAGCATAACATGTCACACTATAAAGAGAATTGTTCCAGCAGCATTCTTCTTGAATTAGGGTTGGATTTGGTGATTTGCAAACCCCCAGTAAAATGCAGTTTATTGCAGTTTCTTGAAACGAGATGTTCTTCAAAGCTGTCATTTCTTGTTCTGCTTTGAATATCTATCTATTACAGAAGCAGCATGAACAGCACTTTACACAACTGTCTGTGTGATGGGGGGCAATGCAAAGGGCTTTCAAGGACGTGCACTCTGCTGGATCTGCTGCTTATACAGTGCTGGGAATTACTCGGACCAATCTTTATATTTAACTGCTGTTTGGAAAAGGgtcacacaaaaaaagtttttgcacAAAAGAGCCAACCTCCGAAACTAATTATTGCATGGTTTTCATTTGCAGCCTTCGCCCCTGGGCACTGCTATGAGCCCTTTGTGAAGTACGGGAACTACACCACGAGCGACGTTGCCTATTCCGTGGGCACGGTGGTGGAGTTCAGCTGCGAGCCGGGCTACACGCTGGAGCAGGGCTCTGTGATCATCGAGTGCGTGGACATCAGCGGCCCGCAGTGGAATGAGACGGAGCCCGCGTGCAGAGGTACCAGGTCATGAGTCACCCGGGGCTCCGGCCCCTAGAGATCGCGCCTCAGTGGTTCTGATCAATGACGTGCTTTGTGTTATGTGAACACGTGTTTTAACCTGCCACTGCTAATTTGTGTAGCTATAAGAAACAAGTTGAGAAACATTTGTACGCTGCAGAAGCCAAAACACTTATTTCCCAGTAGTTTTACTTTAGAATCCTTATTGAAGTTATGGATCATTTTCATAGCACGTTCTatagtatgatatatatatttttttttaatagtatgatagatttatattttttaaatgaaagccgTGTCAGTACTGCGATATTGTCGATGCGGTCCTCAGAGCACTCCATTAAAAAGGTGCTGTCTCTGAATCTCCTTCATATCAGAATACATCCCTCCCCGCTGCTTTGCTGTGAATTAATCTGTAACTCGCTGCTGGTCAAGTGGAATAAAGCAATGCCGCTAATGCACTAAAAATGATGGCCCTTggcagatttgttttttcttggaAATTAGATCAAGTGACAGAAATTAGGTATTAACACAACAAACACAGGCTGCCACTTCCAGTCTTGTCAGTGACTCTGTAAACGGCTGTTAAAACAGAAGCAGCTTAGCAATAGGCTTGTGGTGATGAAAGGGCTGCTTTGTATCACTTTCAGAATATTCCTTATCACCTGTTTAATGTCCTGTTACAGCTCCTTCCGCGTTCCCTGTGCCACGGCAACATTGTCACGGCAACGACTCTGGAAATCAGATTGTAATCAAGAAAATATTCCTTTAGGAAGCGTTTGGCTGTATAACTTTAAAAATACTCACGCTTCACACGCTTCACACCAAGTTTTCAACCACGTTACAATGCTCCGAACTGGAACACACGCAGCGTGAAATGGGCCTTGTGTGTGTTCTCAAACATTGTGTATCAGTATGCTACATTCTTTGTCAGATGTACCCAGCTTGCTATTCATGAGAAATGACCCTGTGCCGCTACTAAAAGCTACATCAGGGTGGTTTAAAAAAGGACTAGCTGTTTCCATCTCTCAGGAATTGTGATTCACTTTGACCCATAAAACTCTCTGCTAATCTCATACGCACGACACTCTGCGAAGATATTGTACAATCAGGAAAACGAATAAGAGCTGGATCTGGTATGAAAAAGGGGGCGATCCGCTGAGTACGGAAAGAGAATACGAATGCTCTTTCTGACACGCTCCCTATCTCACTTGTGCTGGGATTGCCAGCGCTGTGCTGTCGTTGCTGTTGTGTCACGTTGCTGTTGTGTCTGTGCTCAGCGCCTGTTTGTTTGCATTGCAGCTGTCTGCAGCGGGGAGATCACCGACTCAGCTGGAGTGGTTCTCTCTCCCAATTGGCCGGAAGCCTACGATAAGGGTCAGGACTGTATCTGGGGAATTCACGTCGAGGAAGACAAGAGAATCATGTTGGACATCCGTGTGTGAGTAGAGATCCAAGCAGCCATAACAGACTGGGGATTCCCTAGAGCTCCAGGCAGCCATAACAGACTGAGGGATTCCCTAGAGCTCCAGAGAGCCATAACAGAGCAGGGATTCCCTAGAGCTCCAGGCAGCCATAACAGAGTGGGGATTCCCTAGAGCTCCAGAGAGCCATAACAGAGCAGGGATTCCCTAGAGCTCCAGGCAGCCATAACAGAGCAGGGACTCCCTAGAGCTCCAGGCAGCCATAACAGAGCAGGGATTCCTGCCggagggatggagggatggaAGGAGGATGGTTCTATTCTCGGTTTATAAAacatttagagagagagagagagatgtatttCCATTCTTTGCATTTTAAGAATTTCCATTCTGCATTTTAAAGGATTATAAATCATTTACAGTGAGAAAGGGCAGACAGTTCCAGAGGTTTGTGTGGGTTAGAATGTTGTatcaaatgtgtcattttttggCTTGATACTGAAACTTGAAACTGAGAAGACGACCTTCTAGTCCCAGAACGCAGAGGAGATGTGTAGCACACAGCAGAGGGTAAACAGGCTGCTGGAGTAATCACCTTGAACAGCCACCCGCAATCTTTCTCTTAACCAACACGCCCAGGCGGAATGGAACCCTGTAAAAACAGGAAAGCACATGGAATGAAGCGGATACATTGAAGAGGCCCTCCCCGTGAATCTTCACAGTGCAGTCACACACCCCACCCTTGGACTGCCAACAGCGGGGGGTGGTTCTTGCAGAACCAAAGATAACAGAAATAATTAAAACTCCAGTTAAAATGTATGGGCTTCTTTGGAGTTTGTTGCTTCATTGAGCGTGCTTTTGTTTTCATGGAGATATTAGCCTGAAACACCGTAGTGGAACGTGCCAGCATTGCAAACCCTGGAGCCTTGCCGTCTCCAGCTGTGATTCTCGTTATGTGGTCAGGGACGGCCCTTTGCTGTGTTCCAGCTCATTTTCAACCGCTGTGAGATTTGctcttttgcattaaaaaaaagaacagcagaaTCCCACAGCTGCATCTTCTGGGTCACGGCACTGTAGGTTTTCAAAGGCAGCCCCCGGGGCTGCGGTGAAGCAAATATAGAACAAATATAGAACTAAAACAAGCAGGCTACCTTACAAAGACAAccctttttttctgatctttgtggCTGATCTACCCCCAGTCACCACTGAGCGCTTCCACGCATGCGAATCTCATCAGCAAGTGCTTTGAATGCGCGCATGGAAGCCCCTGTCAAGCGCTTCTGCTCCTCGGAGATGTTTAGGTTACAAACCTCCAGCAGTGACATCtcttcagagttgttttttttttttacccagccAAGAcctaaatattaattttacagaAAATCTATATTGCTTCCCGCTAGAGCACATAAAAGGTAGTGCTCATGTCTTCTGAGAATATAGTTAGCCAGCGGTATTAATTCAGCTCTTGACAGGCTTcggaacacaattttaaaataacattacctGTGCTCTTTCTTTCCCCATGCTTCATCTCTCTGTCTATTCACTGTATACATTACCCTCCAACGAGCTCTGGGATTGGAGTGAGCATAGCACTctttctgtgtctctctctctcttctcccctctctctctctctctctccctctctctctctctctccctctctctctctctctctcctctctctctctctctctcatctccccctccacctctttctccctctcccttaACTCTTTCCTCCTTCTTCGTGTGCATTTCAGGAGCATAGGAATAGGAGCATAGGAACGAGACGGCTGTCTGAGTGCCAGCCTGCGAAGGTTAATAACTGCTGAAAACGCTGCTTTTATTTGGGTCCATGAAGGCAGCTCTATGTTCTCGGCGGTCGCTGTGTCACATGGCAGCCGTAGAACAGGTGACCCGCTGGGCCAAGTCTGTGATAGATTATTCATGCGTTCAATAATTTGGTTTGCTTAATTAAGAATGcctcatttgcatttttttctttcttttttagcgGTGGTGTTACATTGTGTACGGGTATAATAAATGACATCTGCAATGTTTTCCACAAGAAGCTGTCAACATAATTAATCCCCCATTCACTTTAGGAAGAAAACATTTAGCCAGTTGCAGCACGGGGGATGCTGGTTGCGCTATGCCTGTTAGCTTTTCCATTGATGTGGATTTAGCTGCTTGGCCCTGTGACAGGTTATTAAAGTTAAAAAGAAGTTCCTTGCTCTGAACGTGAAAAGAGGCCGTTCATTTTCCCTTTCCTCCACTCTCTAAAGCAGAAGCATTTCAGCCAGGTTATGGCACACACcactttgtttgtgtttgattaaGTATCACAGCTATAGCTCATGTTTAAATGACTGGATTTGTACTCAAACATATGCTCCCTGCTAGATAAGACCCCTCAATATAAAGTGCTGGAACAAAGAGAGACTGCAGATCCCCAGAGTCCTGTCAGTGGAACGTCTTTTACAATCATCCCAGAATGCTCAGCATAGTGGATCGTCTTTCACAAACAGTCCAGAATGCTCAGCACAGTGGAATGTCTTTCACAAACACTCCAGAATGTTCAGCGCTGTGGAACGTCTTTCACAAACACTCCAGAATGTTCAGCGCTGTGGAACGTCTTTCACAAACACTCCAGAATGTTCAGCGCAGTGGAACGTCTTTCACAAACA
It encodes the following:
- the LOC121308797 gene encoding seizure protein 6 homolog, encoding MLSCGFPQRPAYGDVTVSSLHPGGEAYFYCYTGYQLQGQSTLTCLNATTPLWSGKEPQCLAACGGVIRNATVGRIVSPGFPGNYSNNLTCHWVIEAPGGERLHIHFEKVALAEDDDRLLIKNGDNIDSPPVYDSYEVEYLPIEGLVSGERHFFIELTTDGSVASTGVALRYEAFAPGHCYEPFVKYGNYTTSDVAYSVGTVVEFSCEPGYTLEQGSVIIECVDISGPQWNETEPACRAVCSGEITDSAGVVLSPNWPEAYDKGQDCIWGIHVEEDKRIMLDIRV